CCGGCAGGGCCGGGTCAGGCTGGCCAGGGCCTCAATGACCGCCAGAAGCTCCATGCGGTTGTTGGTGGTCAGGCGACGCCCCCCGGACAGCTCCTTGCGGGCCTCGCCAAAAAGCAGCACCGCGCCGTAGCCGCCAGGGCCGGGATTGCCGAAGCAGCAGCCGTCCGTATAAATGCGTACGCCGGAGTCGTCTCCAGGCGTCTCGATTTCCGTCATCATTTTTCTCCCGTCCGGGGTTCGGACAGTTGCCGTTCCAAAAAAACCACCGCCGCGCACAGGCCCTTTGGCCACTGCCCGGCGGAAAGCGCCGCCGCCAACATGTCGTTTTCCACGATTTTCACGAAATCCGGCCCCAGGGCCCGGGCCGCCAGGGGCGGCAGGATCACCCGGGCCGCCTTGTCGGCCGGGGACAGGCCGAAAAATACGGTCTTTTCATCCAGTTCCGGAACCGTGAGCTCCCCCGCCGCCACCCGCACCCGCAATTCGAGCCCGAACCGCATCCGCAGATCCTCGGCGGCCTGGCGCAGAAAGCGGCGGTCCCCATCGGAGAGGCCGCCCGTCTCGTCGGATATGGCCTGCTGCGACTCAAGGCGCTCCGCGAGATGGGAGAACCGCGCCTCAAAAGCCCACAGCACCCCGGCGATGACCGCCAAAAGGGCCATGCCGCGCAGAAATCGTTCCAGGGGGGAACCGGCCCGGGACGACATCCGGAAAAAACTCATTGCAGGACGCGCCCCGCCGGGGGTTCTGATGCGCCGTCCGGAATCAGGCGTCCGTCGCGCACATGGGCCACGCGGCCGCAGCGCGCCGCCAGGGCGGCGTCGTGGGTGATGAGCACCAGGGTCACCCCATGGTCCCGGCCCAGGGAGAAAAGCAGATCCATGACCATGGCCCCGGTCTCCTCGTCCAGGTTGCCCGTGGGCTCGTCGGCCAGGAGGATCTTGGGGCGCGGCGCAAAGGCCCGGGCCAGGGCCACCCGCTGCTGTTCGCCGCCGGAGAGCTGGGAGGGATAATGGGAGGCCCGGCCCGACAGCCCCACGGCCTCCAGGGCGGCCATGGCCCGGGGCCCGGCGTCATCCGCCCGGGCCAGCTCCAGGGGCAGGGCCACGTTTTCCAGGGCGGTCATGGTGGGCACGAGATGGAAGGCCTGGAACACGATGCCCGCGTTTTCCCGGCGAAACCGGGCCAGGGCGTCCTCGTCCATGTCCGTGAGGTCGCGCCCGGCAACAACCACCCGCCCCGAGGACGGCTTTTCCAGCCCGGCCATGAGCATCAAAAGCGTGGTCTTGCCCGCCCCGGACGGCCCCATGATGGCTACGGTCTCCCCGGCTGCGGCCGTAAAGGTGATCCCGCGCAGGATATT
Above is a genomic segment from Desulfolutivibrio sulfodismutans DSM 3696 containing:
- a CDS encoding TPM domain-containing protein, whose protein sequence is MSFFRMSSRAGSPLERFLRGMALLAVIAGVLWAFEARFSHLAERLESQQAISDETGGLSDGDRRFLRQAAEDLRMRFGLELRVRVAAGELTVPELDEKTVFFGLSPADKAARVILPPLAARALGPDFVKIVENDMLAAALSAGQWPKGLCAAVVFLERQLSEPRTGEK
- a CDS encoding ABC transporter ATP-binding protein, coding for MIALVDVRLTLPSQAGPVNILRGITFTAAAGETVAIMGPSGAGKTTLLMLMAGLEKPSSGRVVVAGRDLTDMDEDALARFRRENAGIVFQAFHLVPTMTALENVALPLELARADDAGPRAMAALEAVGLSGRASHYPSQLSGGEQQRVALARAFAPRPKILLADEPTGNLDEETGAMVMDLLFSLGRDHGVTLVLITHDAALAARCGRVAHVRDGRLIPDGASEPPAGRVLQ